The Deinococcus seoulensis genome contains the following window.
GCCGGCCAGTGCGGGTCTGGGCCCACCGCCTCCCATCCGCTGCAGGGCGTCGTCCACCTTAGCGGTGAAGTCGTCGAACATCTTCACGACACCGCCGCCACCCTTGAGGGCTTTCAGGGCGGCTCCGGCGCCCTTGCCGAGTGCGAACTCGCCGATCAGCTGGCCGACGAAGTGTCCCAGCGCGGCGCCCTGCTGCGCGGCCGTCTGCTTGAGCCAGTTCTGCCCGGCGGTCAGGGCGCCCATCCCGAGTGCCTGCGCGACGGCTTTCCATTCCTGCAGCGTGTCCATGGTGCGGAGCCAGGCGACCGCTTTCCGCGTGAGTTCAGGGAGTTGCTGCGCGATGACGGGCAGGTTCTTGATGAGCTCCCAGACGTCCACGAGGGCCTGCTTGGCGCCCTCGAACATGGCACCGGGGATGGGTTTCCAGAAGTTGACGTCCCTGAACTTGAAGGCCGGCTGGCCCGGAGCGGCCTGGCGCTGCACGAGGAGGCCGCTGCCGGTGTGACGGGGCACCGCAGCCACGGCTGGCAACGCGGGCCTGTTCTTCACCGGCCTCTTCGCCAGTCGGGCGCCCATGGTCCGGGCCTCGCTTTCCAGTCCGGCGTCCGGGTCGATGCCGGTCCCGACCCGACCCTGGGACTGCTGGACGGTATGTGTGACCTCGTGTGCGAGCAGTTCCAGGCCGCTCTGCGTGTTCGGATTGAAGCGCCCCGCCTGGAAGAAGATGTCCGTACCCGTCGTGAACGCGATGGCATTCACGCCCTTGGCCAGCTTGTCCGCTTCCGCGTCATCGTGAATCCGAACGCGGCTCAGGTCATGGTTCAGGCCCTGTTCCAGGTGACGCTGGATAGCTTCCGGGAGTGGGTTCCCAGCCCCCCTGCGTGCCTGGATGCGGGCCAGCACCGGCTGCGTCGCCTCGGCGTCCAACTCCGCGAGTTGTCGCTGGAGCGTTCAACAACTGTAACGGTACTGTATATGAGGCTGGGGAAATCGCCACGTCAAAAACTGTCCGAATCATTGGTAGTCAGGCCCAGGACGGTCACGCCATCGGTCGGCCGCGCCCACGCCCCCGGACGGACGCCACCGGCTGGTGCCGCGCCGTCCACCTTCTGCCGCCCACGAGCGCCCCGCCGGGCAAGACCCAAGAGGCCTTGGGGCAACCGGGTGCCGGGCTCTACCGCACGCCCCGACAGTGGGAGGATGACTGCATCCACACCCGCCCCCCGGCCCCCGTCCCAGGACGCTTCCGCACCTGCGCTCTTCCACGTCCGGCGCGGCCAGGGCAAGCCGCTGCTGCTCATCCACGGGCTGGGCAGTTCCTGGCAGACGTGGGCGCCGATCCTGCCCGGACTGGAAGCGCAGCGTGAGGTGATCGCCGTCGACCTGCCCGGCTTCGGCCACACGCCCCCGTTGCCCGGCGAGGTGAGTATCGCCACGCTCGCCGACGCGGTGACCGAGTTCCTGACGCGGGAGAACCTCCTGGGCATCGATGCCGTGGGCACCTCGATGGGGGCCCGGCTGGTGCTGGAACTCGCGCGGCGTGGGGGCGTCCTGGGCGCGGTGGTGTCGCTCGATCCCGGCGGGTTCTGGCAGGGCTGGGAACGGGCCTTCTTCTACAGCACGGTGGCGGCGTCCATCAAACTGATCCGCGCGCTCCAGCCGGTCATGCCCGCCCTGACGGCGTCGCCCGTCACCCGCAGCGCCCTGTTCGCCCAGTTCTCCTCGCATCCGTGGGCGCTGAGTCCGGAACTCACCCTGACCGAGATGAGGAGTTTCGCGGCCTCGCCGTCCACGGATGAACTGCTGCGGAACCTCGCGTATGGCGAGGCGCAGCAGGGCCTGCCCCGGGGCCGGCTGGCGCGCCCGCTGGTGATCGGCTGGGGGCGCTGGGACCGGGTGTGCCTGCCGGTCCAGGCGTCGAGGGCTAAGGAGCTGTTTCCCGACGCCCGGCTGCATTGGTTCGACCACAGCGGCCACTTCCCGCACTGGGACATGCCTGCCCAGACGCTGCGCGTGATCCTGGACACCACCGCCTGACCCGGCCCCGGCCCGCGCCCGCGCCGTGCCAGCATCAGCGGGTGCTGCGCTGCTCGCCCCTGCTCCTGGCCCTGCTGGGCACCACGCACGCCGCTCCCGCCCCTCTGGTCGGCGTGGCCTCGGTATCGACGGCGACACGCTGGAGATCCGGGGCGTGCGCGTCCGGCTGTACGGCATCGATGCGCCGGAGTCCTCCCTGATGCGCTGACCCGGTACTCGGCCTTTCGGCCGACCGCTAATCACAGACGGTTGAACATCTCGCGCGTCTGCTCAACGGTGGTGACGTTGGCGACCAATCCGGTGGTGCCGTCGGCCTGCTTGATCTTATCGCCGATCTTCAGGTGCCCCGCGCCCACCCAGTTCCGGCTGAGGTCGCCATGACCTTCCGGCGCGGGCCTGGGCTGGGGATCGGCTGGCTGCGCGACGAAGAAGGGATGCTCGGGGGTGGTCTCAACGAACTCCAGCCTGTTCTTTTGATCTGGATCGGTCAGCGTCAGGTACGTGACCGCCTGATCCTTCGTGCCGTGCGTGATGACATCCGTGATCGGGTAATCACCGCCCCGCCAGCCCAACGCACACCAGGTGCAGGCACACGGCAGCGAACGAATGGTGACGCGCCTCGGCGTGAGGTGTTAGCCCAAAGAATGCACGTACCAGACGGCTCTATCCTCACCTGCTTCTCGCGCAAACAACACCGC
Protein-coding sequences here:
- a CDS encoding alpha/beta fold hydrolase encodes the protein MTASTPAPRPPSQDASAPALFHVRRGQGKPLLLIHGLGSSWQTWAPILPGLEAQREVIAVDLPGFGHTPPLPGEVSIATLADAVTEFLTRENLLGIDAVGTSMGARLVLELARRGGVLGAVVSLDPGGFWQGWERAFFYSTVAASIKLIRALQPVMPALTASPVTRSALFAQFSSHPWALSPELTLTEMRSFAASPSTDELLRNLAYGEAQQGLPRGRLARPLVIGWGRWDRVCLPVQASRAKELFPDARLHWFDHSGHFPHWDMPAQTLRVILDTTA
- a CDS encoding eCIS core domain-containing protein; this translates as MDAEATQPVLARIQARRGAGNPLPEAIQRHLEQGLNHDLSRVRIHDDAEADKLAKGVNAIAFTTGTDIFFQAGRFNPNTQSGLELLAHEVTHTVQQSQGRVGTGIDPDAGLESEARTMGARLAKRPVKNRPALPAVAAVPRHTGSGLLVQRQAAPGQPAFKFRDVNFWKPIPGAMFEGAKQALVDVWELIKNLPVIAQQLPELTRKAVAWLRTMDTLQEWKAVAQALGMGALTAGQNWLKQTAAQQGAALGHFVGQLIGEFALGKGAGAALKALKGGGGVVKMFDDFTAKVDDALQRMGGGGPRPALAGAGYGPSLPSPARPGSVRTPAPLPSLSSPTRMTAAAPTSGEVISKALQTAMNAKNWNAVRGLLDKAPPAKLPDGYFYRTMENGKKRIVRKKADDDQFVVLTIDEKGKVQVADPNVSDRISVASAMKRNFKAAMGRAVRDGYQLHHLIPDNLVRSHPLMQLAMAKGYDLDRASNLLEMPGRADVRQSVQEIVGHFGSHQKYDAIVERRLDALYDTLKGDYGTRIPEDVLMQEMRKLEDGLRKLFKDGGAPTRWDDETKSNVLAGVGIDQRVGDQA